From the genome of Gammaproteobacteria bacterium:
ACTTTGAAGGAAGCATCAGAAATCCTAGGCTGGGACCTTCTGGGACTCGTCCAGTCGGGGCCTGATGACGAACTCAATCGCACCGAACGTACGCAACCGGCATTGTTGGCAGCCGGCGTGGCGGTGTGGCGCGCCTGGTCCCGCCGCTGCGAGGCGGTGCCGTCCGCGGTGGCCGGGCACAGCCTGGGCGAATACAGCGCTCTGGTTGCCGCCGGCAGTCTCGATTTTGCCGATGCGCTCAAGCTCGTGGAGCTTCGCGGGCAGTTGATGCAGCAGGCGGTTCCAGCCGGCACCGGTGGCATGGTCGCGCTACTGGGGCTGGCCGACGATCAGGTCGAGGCGCTGTGCGCCGACTATCCGGGTGATCACGTCCTCGAGCCGGCCAATTTCAATTCGCCGGGGCAGGTCGTCGTTGCCGGCCAGACCGAGGCGCTCGACTGGCTGTTGGTGAACGCGAAACCCAAGGGCGCCAAACTCGCGAAGAAACTGGCGATGTCGGTACCCTCGCATTGTTCGTTGTTGCGCGGCGCCGCGGAGCAATTGCACCAGCGGCTGAGCCAGATTGAAGTGAAAGCGCCGGCGTTTCCGGTGCTTCACAATCTGGACGCCGAGCCGCGCCAGAATCCCGATGACATCCGTGACGCACTGCGCGATCAGCTGTTCCGCCCGGTACGCTGGACGCAGACCGTGCAGGCTCTGGTGTCCGATGGCGCGGAGGCTGCATGCGAGTGCGGGCCCGGCAAGGTATTAACTGGGCTGATGAAGCGAGTCGCGGCCGATGTGCCGGCATTCGCGCTGGAGAACGATGCCGGCTTTGACGCGGCGCTGCAGCACCTGGGAGCGAACTAGATGTCGTCAGATTCATCGCCTGCGGGCGTCTTGTCGGGGCAACTGGCGCTGGTCACGGGCGCCAGTCGCGGAATCGGTCGCGCCATCGCCATGCGCCTGGCGACGGCCGGCGCACGCGTGATCGGTACCGCGACCAGCGAAGCCGGCGCCGTCGCAATCAGTGAGGCGCTGTCACCGCTCGGTGGCGAGGGCCGGGTGCTGGATGTGCGCGATCCCGCAGCGATCGACGCCTTGGTCAAGGAACTCGAAACGGTGTCGGTACTCGTCAACAATGCTGGCGTGACACGGGACCAGCTGGTGTTGCGCATGAAGGACGAGGACTGGCAGCAGGTCCTCGAAACGGACCTCACCAGCGTGTTCCGCTGCTCGAGGTCGGTGCTGCGCGGCATGATGAAGGCGCGCTATGGTCGCATCGTCAGCGTCGGCTCGGTGGTCGGCAGCATGGGCAATATGGGGCAGGGCAATTATGCTGCGGCCAAGGCCGGGCTGGTCGGTTTCAGCAAATCGCTGGCTTCGGAGATCGGCAGTCGTGGAATCACGGTCAATGTGGTCGCGCCCGGCTTCATCGATACCGACATGACGCGCGAGCTACCCGAGGCCGCGCGCAAGACCTTGCTGGAACGGACCTCGATCCCGAGATTCGGCAGCGTGGATGATATTGCCGCGGCGGTGCTGTACCTGGCTTCACCCGATGCCGGCTACGTCACCGGTCAGACCCTGCATGTGAACGGTGGGATGTATATGCAATAGGCCGCGTGGCGGCATTGTTGGACTGCACAAAAACTCAGAAAACTCAAGCGCCCACGATGGTAGATCGCGTAGGCGCAGTTCTCTACAATCGCCGTCGGGTTTGGCCCGCCGGCGATGAACCGGTAACGCGATTCGTAAGCACAAACAGGCACGGTCGCGTATCTCTATTCCTTAGGAGTGATGCATGAGCAGCTTAGAAGAGAAGGTCACGAAGATCATCGCCGAGCAACTGTCGGTCAGCGAAGATCAGATCACCCCGGACGCCTCCTTTGTCGAGGATCTGGGTGCCGACTCGCTCGACACGGTCGAATTGGTCATGGCGCTCGAAGAGGAATTCGAGATCGACAT
Proteins encoded in this window:
- the fabD gene encoding ACP S-malonyltransferase, with the protein product MRYALLFPGQGSQSVGMLAALGAPETTDTLKEASEILGWDLLGLVQSGPDDELNRTERTQPALLAAGVAVWRAWSRRCEAVPSAVAGHSLGEYSALVAAGSLDFADALKLVELRGQLMQQAVPAGTGGMVALLGLADDQVEALCADYPGDHVLEPANFNSPGQVVVAGQTEALDWLLVNAKPKGAKLAKKLAMSVPSHCSLLRGAAEQLHQRLSQIEVKAPAFPVLHNLDAEPRQNPDDIRDALRDQLFRPVRWTQTVQALVSDGAEAACECGPGKVLTGLMKRVAADVPAFALENDAGFDAALQHLGAN
- the fabG gene encoding 3-oxoacyl-ACP reductase FabG, which translates into the protein MSSDSSPAGVLSGQLALVTGASRGIGRAIAMRLATAGARVIGTATSEAGAVAISEALSPLGGEGRVLDVRDPAAIDALVKELETVSVLVNNAGVTRDQLVLRMKDEDWQQVLETDLTSVFRCSRSVLRGMMKARYGRIVSVGSVVGSMGNMGQGNYAAAKAGLVGFSKSLASEIGSRGITVNVVAPGFIDTDMTRELPEAARKTLLERTSIPRFGSVDDIAAAVLYLASPDAGYVTGQTLHVNGGMYMQ
- the acpP gene encoding acyl carrier protein, translated to MSSLEEKVTKIIAEQLSVSEDQITPDASFVEDLGADSLDTVELVMALEEEFEIDIPDEEAEKIVTFQDVINYIKAHTGQAS